tttaaatctaaaattcaAAATGGTTGCTGCATTGAAAATTCAAATCAAATACTCGTTAACTCACCGCTAACCATGAACgtaaatgttcattcatttgaacCATTGTCTTCCtaggagccgtatgtggctcatGAGCCTCTAAAAAATGATTGACgttttcaaatgtttgtttttattcacatCAAGAATCAAGTGAGTCAAAGTAGAAATGTTGTAAACATGACCCGCTGTCGGTGACATTCACAGACGGCAACATTAGCAAAaactcaaatcaaatcaaatacatATTTCTGTCTAGAAACATTCTTTAGCGTTACAAACAGTGCCACTTAGCATTAGCGTCAATTACAAGCAATAACAttcaaaattcattaaaaatgatgtcaaatcaCACAAGCAAGACTTCAGCATATTCAAGATGGTGTTTGCATAGTTTGGATAGCAGTTTAATGTTATTCATAATTTGCTTTAAAGGAttgaaaattattatatattttggaCTATAATGCACATTAGtacattaatatttcataattgGTATTGTTTCATGAATCTAAAAGATGTCATTAAACAACCAGAATTGATATATTTTGCAAAATAGAGGATTTTAAATGCACTTTATTGTCCAAAAGTATGATATAATAAACCTTTTATCTTACAATActgtatattaaatgttttaatatattttagtaTGTCATATTCACGGTTAGTTTCtaccttttaaaaatgtgagcagggaataaaaaaatacacttagtattttaatttaaatgaccAATAGATGATTTCACACTTTAATTGccctaaaaacattaaattttccccttcaaaatttCTAATAACACAAAATTACACCCATACAATAAATACgacatttatatattaattctTGAATGAAGTGCAATTTAAACCTGTTACGATTTGATTGCTTTAAAAAGGGTCGACGCataacaacaaaatacacaatCAGCGATATAGAAATGACAATCTATTGTTCATCATTAGGTTCATTTATGAATGGAAAATTATCCATTAATATTTGGTCCTATTTTGTCACAATGTGCAGAAATGTTAAttgatttgtgttttttctacCTGAGACGCGCGGAAAAGCAGCGCATGTACTCGGTGACCCAGCGTTCATCCCCCGTTGCCGCGGGAACAACCGCGGCGGCGCCCGTGGTGGCGGCGGTCCAACGACGTTGCCGTCTCGCCTCACCCGGGTCGGCCGAGCGAGCGCGTCGCCGAAGATTCGTGCTCGTCGTCTGCACGCAGGCGTCACAACGCTCATTCTGGAACAGTCCATCGGGGTTAATTGGCATCTCGCTTTCTGATTGGCCGCGTCGGAGACTTACATTATCGGGCGTGGTGGTTTTCCCATTACGCCGGCGCCACACCTCGGCGCTCCCTGGCGGCGGCTGGCTTTTGGCTCGCTGGGATTTGAGGTCGGCGGGTGAAGCGTTCTGGACTTCCTGACGACTTTGCGTGGGTTGGGTAGGATCCTGGTTCGAGTCTGGCGGCCCGTCGGCGGCGTCCTGCTCCGCGGAGTCGTTCGCGGTTGCCGAAACGGCGTTTTCTTCAACTTCTGCGACACACAATAACGTCTGGGAATGTCTCCATTGCTAACATatgcatatggctcgggagccatatatggctcttgcGATGGGTGTAtgtggctctccgcctttttaaatcttttagTGGGTCCCCAAAAGGGTTGCTTACCTGCCGGCGGCGCAGCATCAACATCCGTCACCTCCTCCGGGGCGCCGGAGCCGGACCCGTGCCGCTCTGTCTCATCCACGGCGGGCACCGGTGCCACCCGGTTGGGGCGCCCGTGCCAGGACGCGGATTTTGGCGTGGAACGGCCGCTAGAAAGCAAGGAAGCGCCATCCCAGCCTTCCCAGAACCAGGGCTTGTGCGAGTGCTCCATGACCCGCCGCGTCAGGCGATACCTCAGCGAGTCCTCGTAACATTTAGAGAAGGTCTCCCACTTGGGGTCCCGGAATTTCTTCATGTACTCCGTCCGGGCTTTTTTGGTCACCATGGCGACGGCTGCGGCATCGCTACCAAAGCAAAGATcagataaaaattaaattaaatgcatttaaggGTAAGTGTACTCGCAATTATTTGtgccattcaaaaaaaaagtggtccTTGGAGACGTCACCGGGCAGGTATAGATTTCAAGACCACGCCCCCTGATTGGCTGAGCTGAGCTTAGTGGCTCGACTACACACGCGTCGTCACGTGACCAAACGCAACCTGTCAAGCCGAATGGAAACAACATCCATTATTGATTAATCACCTGAGCTGGTTGTGTTATTAGGAGAGTAatggtggtaaaaaaaatgctcaggtTTTGTCGAAAAAACCATGACATAATGAGGCTTTGGAAAGGCTAAAAGAGCGGCCGTGTTCTCGTTCCTCGCCTCGTTTAGACACACACGACGATGCAAGTCAATGGAAAGGAAATTGTTTTACTTACACAGATGCTTCTTTCGGGAAGGGGTTTGGACCCTTTTTTTCCGAAGTGATGGAGTCGCGTAGGTGTTGTTCAAACGAGCAGCATCTCTTTGGCAGACCCCCGTAAGGTAGGGGCGGCGAAAGCGAGCATGAGTGGAGTCAACGGCTGCCGGTTTGGACCTTCAGAGTAATACGAAAAAAAGAAGTCGGCATCGCTACATGTCAAACCTAAGGTCAGTGGTCCGCTACCGATgtttcttgattaaaaaaactaaaaggttCACATTGTTGTCAATTACAAAATCAGTTTTAAAGtatcattatttatattttgagtCTTCTATTTTGAAGAATATGAAATACTACTTTTATTTTATGACTTCGGACTTAACCTTCAATTAGTTTTGTATAGAACTCGTTAAACAATACGAATAAACAACAGATGCAAAACCACAATTGTAAAGTACATAACGCTAATGTATCAATATTCAAGCTTAGTTTGAAGGTGTGGCATAAACCCTTATTTGCTAGATTTGACAATGCAATTTGCCTCAAACGGGTTTTACATGGCTTGGGACTTTCCAAGTATTCTCCACAAGAGGGCGTCTTTTCTCAACTTCAGAACAGATCAAAATACTAGTATTGTGTCATACCTTCATGTTCTATTTGAAGGCTTTTGAATGACAAATGAAGttttatatatatcatattttgaaTCCAGTGTTCACAAACAACAAGCAAGCACGTAAATCATCAACACTTTTATTTAGAAAACAAATTCCAGATACAATTACATCTGAGCCTGCAAGTAATGTTCATAATTTGCCCGCAACACAAACTCAAAATAGGCTTTGGATGTGAGTGGGCTGAGTTCATCCAGTTCCAGCAACTCCTTCACCTCCGGCAGGTACGTCTGCAGTCCCACACCTGCAACGCCACAAAATAAATTCCCGAGCGAGAAAAGACGAGTCCGATTTGAGACCGACCTTCCTCGATGAGCTTGACGAGAATTTTGACAAAAACGCTGTCCTTGGCCGCCTCTAACGGGTCGTCGCTACCGTCAGCGTGAgcccaactgaaaaaaaaaaaaaaatgattttcagtCACAATTTATGGATAATATTTCCCCATTGAAACtaacaacagtattttttgtattgtttttttcatcttctagtctttatctaggtctacattgtctttttctgtgtctgtattcgcTACTACTACAAACTGAATTACTCTAATACGGCATAAATAAaggttaatctaatctaattaacTACTTACTCATCCCTCCTGAGAGCTTTTCCAAAGATTTGGCACTTGAGCAAGTGGATGTTGACCTCATCATCTTGCTGAAAGGACCAAAACATGAATGAGTGTATTGCAAAATACTATCAAAGTTATTTGAAACAAGAAGTAACCTCTTGAATGTACTCCAGGAGATCCAAAGCCTTCTTAAAGTCGTACTCATTGGCTCTCCGGTTGTCTTCGCAAATGTAGAGCTGCGCACAAGTGACAATTTTCActtgaaagcaacaaaagggatgtttttttttaaattgtcgtGTCTTACTTGGACCAGCTGGTAAGCACTAAGTAGTGGCATGGTGTCAGGGTTCTGCTGCTTGTCCTCCAAAAGCTGTCTTGGTAATGTCTCCTGGTGGAGCAAAAAGCGCTCCTGGTCCACAATTTCTGAAGAGAAAGTAATTATGTGCTTCAAATTTATAAAATATGTTGCATTGGAAGCGCATGTGTTTTTAACAAATCATGTGTAATATGGAAAGTTTTTAGGGTTTTGAGGGATTTTACCGTCAACTTTTTTGCTCCGTTCGTCCTCCGGGAGATCGGACACCAGCGCCGCTAGCTTGCTAAGCGCTAACAGCGTCTTCTTCTTGGCGAAATACCGTGTCTCTGCGTTGGCTTGCTTGTACAGAGTCTTGTGAGCCTGTACACAAGATGGGCACCCATTTGAAGAAAGCGCTTAAAATCATGTGTAGCAagtcaaaaaatctaaataaatgacATACAGCCTGATAGTGTTGCACGTGTATATCGTGCAGCCAACTGAGGTGTTGATGTGCTTGAAGAAATCCAGCCAGTTGCTGGTGCTGAGCGGCTGGTTGCGACAATAGCTTGCCTCTCTTCCCTTTCTCCATGTACCAGCGGAACAGAAAGTCTGCAAAGTTCTGCAAGAAAACGGAGGCACGCATTATCTTCCAACCCATCCTCATCACCATTCCTAAATTTGTCGACTTCCATTGAAATTCATTATTggaaataggcttaaggacagtttttttgcccCACACCATCATGACTGTAAACTTTcagtagcacgacacacaatcccttctgtgtaataatttcgagtcaatgatgatgacccTATTATTATTCCCAAGGCTGCATTAAACATGATTTTAATAATGGCGGCAGTGTACCTGCTCTTGAAACTTGCTCATGTAGTGCTGCAGGCGGCTCTCGTTGTCGGTCCGCTCGCACATTTGGACCAAAACGTCAAAGTCGCAGTACTTCTCGGCCAATGCCGCCACCCATTGGTACTGACCCAACTCCACTGAAGACAATAAACAGTGTTTTTCAGCTCTAAAGTTCATCGTGGCAACCCATCGGATGAAAGTTTAATGACGATCCAGGCTATAAATATGCTTTTGACTCACGTAGCGGCGTCAGTAGCTCAGATCGCCGTTGACAGTACTCCATTTCCAGTGTATTGTAGCGCTCTCGTTCCTGCGGCTTCAAGGAATTAAGCTGAGACACATACCCGCCCAAGTAGAAATCCAATAGCGCCACCAGCTGTTCACAGAGCACACTACGCAGCTCCGAGTCAGCGTGGGGGTACATGGACCTCAGGATAAGCTCATGTTGGCGACAGATAACCGAGCGGATGCCGCCTACGCCGCCCAGagctacacaaaaaaaaaaaatcaatccaaaCGCCATTTTAggaaaatcctaaatataaatcaTCCGTTTCTTCCTATTTTCTCTTAAGGGGCAAATGAACCTGTCCAAGGAATGTACTCCACATCCGGCGTAGCGTGTTCAGACGCCCTATAAATGGACGCTTTGCTTTCTCTGTATTGACCAGCGGCGTGAAGAATGTCCTTTAAAAGGAAATGAATGGCcttaaattagcattttttcctctttatagagtgaaaaaaatgctaaccaTGTCGACGCTCACCTTAATGATGGTATTGACGGTCAAAACCACGTCGGCCCACTGTACCGAGTCCACAGGGTTCTCCTTCAAACTcctctcttcctcctccaggaGGCAATCAAAGATGGCGGAGATCTGGGAAACCTGTAACAAGGAAAAACCCATTTAGTCAATGAATCATCTCACATGTCACTTTATGTCGTCTTACCTCCCGGAAGAAGACATCAGCACCGGTGAGACCTGGTGGCACTACGGCGTTGTTTTTGCTCAGCGCCGTGCCGATGGCGCGGTTGACCAGCTCGCCATTTTTGCTGTGGTGATTTTTCAGGACCATGGCCGCTTGTAGTTTCTCGGCGTGCTCGCAGAGTAATAGTCGGGTGGCCATGGGGGATGAGCGGACCCAAACGTGGCCGAGACGCTCCATCAGGCCAAcctggaagaggaggaggaggtggtggtggtggagaaaGTGGGAGAGAAGGCCAAAGAGAAGTGGAATACCTGCAGAAGGAAGTCCATGAAGCAGCTGTGGGCTTTCATCTTGTCCTCTAGTTGGTGGAGAATGATGAGGGATGTCAGGGGGAAGCTCACTGCACTGCTCTCTGTGAGATGGGGgggaaacaaagcaaaaatatatgcagtaatccctcgaatattgtggttaatttAGACTAAACATGGCCGAGATAATTGAAAAAACTATGTAAAAGTAGTGTAGGAGTGAGCTATTTTGTCATTtctattatactttttttaattcattttatattcTTCAGAaagcattttcacatttttatgaacttagaaaaaaattacaaattttgaaaataattagtAGTTGTCTGCTCTTGAtatctttgttttatttgattagAAGGTTTAAAAAATCAGAAATGTTTATGTGTGGGACTACAGTCAAGTTGAGTAAAGTGAACAGATGCTAATTTTTATTAACATCTTCCATTGAATATTAGCATTAAgctaaaaaatgtattctaaCCGTCAGGTACAGACTCTGCCCAACGGGGGTCCGAAGCTGGGTAGTCATCCAGCAGGTCCAGGTCGATCTGGGTCACCATGGCGTCTAGTTCGCCACCTTCCGCTTCGTCGTCACTCGCCGGGAAGAGCTCGTCGATCAGCGCCTGAGCCCCCATGAGGTCGTTGCTGGGGTGAAAGgtaggaaaaatacattttggtttttaaaagcACAATTCAGGAATTCAATTGTCATTGTTGCGTACCGGGAGAACTGCAAGAAGGCCGCTTTTAGGAGCCGTGGTTTGTCTTCTTGAGCTACCGGCTCGGTAGCTCGGGTAGGCTGCTCCATCATAGGAACCTTAAATAGCAACACAATGAGTCCTTTAACATACTAAACTGGTCCAAACcaacattttttatagatctaaaacaatgtttattttagctttctttaaaaatatattttttgattttccaaaatgatttttgaactaaaaacaatgaaaaaattgattaaaaaaatgacaattattgatttaaaaaggggaaaatcaggaaatttaatatacatctatactcttcatttgaatttgaccctaaatcagaaagtcggcacttataatttactttcccgggccgcacaaaatgataaggcgggccagatttggcccccgggccaccactttgacaccagtgaaaAAATGGATGCCAAAAAGGCAATTCATACCTCTGGTCCTGCCGCTAAAGATGAACACAGCGACTCCTCCACGGTTTCGGGCAGAATGGAAGCGCGTTTCCGGGCTAGCACGGCCACCAGGCCGCTTTTCAGAGAGAAGAAGACGGGCAGGTTGGCGCAGCATCCGGCACCCCGCACGCCGTCACCTTTACGGAAGATAAAGCGCACTTCAATAACCATTGGGGCGGAGTTGGCGGTCAAGTCCAGGGAACTCACCCGCTGAGCCGAAGAGGATTTTCTCGTCGGGAAGGTTGACCCTGCCGCTTCCCGTGGAACAGGCGAAGACCAGATCTTCGTTGTAGAGGAAGGCGGTGGTGCCGGGGGAAGGCGGGACTAAAAGACGGGTGGCGTACAGCTCGGTGTTgctctaaagaaaaaaaaatagaatggctTTGTGGGGTCAAATAGATAGTAAGACATTCAAAATGAGAATAATAGTTATTGAGATTTTCAAACCTATGGGGTagtctaaattatttttttaaaataaaaatccaacaaTTTTAGTTATTGATGTTGGTGCTAAAAtagaaaaagtaataataagtagtttttgtgagaaaaaatgCGTATACAGTATAGAAAAAATTCCttttatgtgtttgttttttttgttcaacccACACtaaaatttctttttaaagatgGAAGATTTAATTATGACATTTCAAAGTGCTTTTGGCGTCTGACCTGAAAATTAGGAGTGAAGTTGGTAACTTCCACAACAAACTGGTTGGAGATAAAATCGCCATGGTCTTGGAGGGTAACCAGGCAGTAGTAGACCAAACAGGGGGTGTCGGATGGATGCCAGGCGGCAGCTAGAATCACCAACCCGCTCCTGATGTGACAAAGTACAATTATAAtgacaagagaagaagaagtgccggtttttttattttaaaaagccacatttcaaactCACTGGCTAAACTTCATGTCCAGAAAAGATACGTTAATGCCAGCACGCATCTCCTCATAGTTGCCCTCAGAACCCTgttggaggtaaaaaaaaataaagtggttTTGATTTGAGTTATTTTCCCTCCcacccaatctggcaaccctatTTCGATCTGGCAACCCTGTGCTACAAACTGACCCAAATGGCGTCGGCGATGTTCTCGTTCAAAGCTCGCTGGACGTCCCAACTGATGGTTTGTTGTTCCGTGTTGGCGTCCATTTCCCATTTGTTGAGGCGAGAATTAGTCAGTGCGTAGAGGGATCTGCTTTCATCCACCCACAGCAAACTTTGAAGCTgagaaacccacaaaaaa
This region of Stigmatopora nigra isolate UIUO_SnigA chromosome 6, RoL_Snig_1.1, whole genome shotgun sequence genomic DNA includes:
- the nup133 gene encoding nuclear pore complex protein Nup133 isoform X1 encodes the protein MFSPRGGPSSARRQQNRTPARRTSSSLLFTPRRTPLSGRPTPTREQGHAPSDGLNYDLETFGSSLPVQVMEVLTVLNAEEQISVKISESGWAWMVCGDRLIIWKISQTAVTKLCVCKELQLPNSQYDYTAENVALTATGSLQMAPVQGVSVLAVAAEGTARLWPSLSQEGNYSEAELDLGDLCAFVLSVTDGSFVVSSGKSRMLRVTADVSGRIQNRALVQGQGMLSGIGRRVSSLFGILSPPPDENLQSLLWVDESRSLYALTNSRLNKWEMDANTEQQTISWDVQRALNENIADAIWGSEGNYEEMRAGINVSFLDMKFSQSGLVILAAAWHPSDTPCLVYYCLVTLQDHGDFISNQFVVEVTNFTPNFQSNTELYATRLLVPPSPGTTAFLYNEDLVFACSTGSGRVNLPDEKILFGSAGDGVRGAGCCANLPVFFSLKSGLVAVLARKRASILPETVEESLCSSLAAGPEVPMMEQPTRATEPVAQEDKPRLLKAAFLQFSRNDLMGAQALIDELFPASDDEAEGGELDAMVTQIDLDLLDDYPASDPRWAESVPDESSAVSFPLTSLIILHQLEDKMKAHSCFMDFLLQVGLMERLGHVWVRSSPMATRLLLCEHAEKLQAAMVLKNHHSKNGELVNRAIGTALSKNNAVVPPGLTGADVFFREVSQISAIFDCLLEEEERSLKENPVDSVQWADVVLTVNTIIKDILHAAGQYRESKASIYRASEHATPDVEYIPWTALGGVGGIRSVICRQHELILRSMYPHADSELRSVLCEQLVALLDFYLGGYVSQLNSLKPQERERYNTLEMEYCQRRSELLTPLLELGQYQWVAALAEKYCDFDVLVQMCERTDNESRLQHYMSKFQEQNFADFLFRWYMEKGKRGKLLSQPAAQHQQLAGFLQAHQHLSWLHDIHVQHYQAAHKTLYKQANAETRYFAKKKTLLALSKLAALVSDLPEDERSKKVDEIVDQERFLLHQETLPRQLLEDKQQNPDTMPLLSAYQLVQLYICEDNRRANEYDFKKALDLLEYIQEQDDEVNIHLLKCQIFGKALRRDDWAHADGSDDPLEAAKDSVFVKILVKLIEEGVGLQTYLPEVKELLELDELSPLTSKAYFEFVLRANYEHYLQAQM
- the nup133 gene encoding nuclear pore complex protein Nup133 isoform X2, with translation MFSPRGGPSSARRQQNRTPARRTSSSLLFTPRRTPLSGRPTPTREQGHAPSDGLNYDLETFGSSLPVQVMEVLTVLNAEEQISVKISESGWAWMVCGDRLIIWKISQTAVTKLCVCKELQLPNSQYDYTAENVALTATGSLQMAPVQGVSVLAVAAEGTARLWPSLSQEGNYSEAELDLGDLCAFVLSVTDGSFVVSSGKSRMLRVTADVSGRIQNRALVQGQGMLSGIGRRVSSLFGILSPPPDENLQSLLWVDESRSLYALTNSRLNKWEMDANTEQQTISWDVQRALNENIADAIWGSEGNYEEMRAGINVSFLDMKFSQSGLVILAAAWHPSDTPCLVYYCLVTLQDHGDFISNQFVVEVTNFTPNFQSNTELYATRLLVPPSPGTTAFLYNEDLVFACSTGSGRVNLPDEKILFGSAGDGVRGAGCCANLPVFFSLKSGLVAVLARKRASILPETVEESLCSSLAAGPEVPMMEQPTRATEPVAQEDKPRLLKAAFLQFSRNDLMGAQALIDELFPASDDEAEGGELDAMVTQIDLDLLDDYPASDPRWAESVPDESSAVSFPLTSLIILHQLEDKMKAHSCFMDFLLQVGLMERLGHVWVRSSPMATRLLLCEHAEKLQAAMVLKNHHSKNGELVNRAIGTALSKNNAVVPPGLTGADVFFREVSQISAIFDCLLEEEERSLKENPVDSVQWADVVLTVNTIIKDILHAAGQYRESKASIYRASEHATPDVEYIPWTALGGVGGIRSVICRQHELILRSMYPHADSELRSVLCEQLVALLDFYLGGYVSQLNSLKPQERERYNTLEMEYCQRRSELLTPLLELGQYQWVAALAEKYCDFDVLVQMCERTDNESRLQHYMSKFQEQNFADFLFRWYMEKGKRGKLLSQPAAQHQQLAGFLQAHQHLSWLHDIHVQHYQAAHKTLYKQANAETRYFAKKKTLLALSKLAALVSDLPEDERSKKVDEIVDQERFLLHQETLPRQLLEDKQQNPDTMPLLSAYQLVQLYICEDNRRANEYDFKKALDLLEYIQEDDEVNIHLLKCQIFGKALRRDDWAHADGSDDPLEAAKDSVFVKILVKLIEEGVGLQTYLPEVKELLELDELSPLTSKAYFEFVLRANYEHYLQAQM
- the ccsapa gene encoding uncharacterized protein ccsapa, coding for MVTKKARTEYMKKFRDPKWETFSKCYEDSLRYRLTRRVMEHSHKPWFWEGWDGASLLSSGRSTPKSASWHGRPNRVAPVPAVDETERHGSGSGAPEEVTDVDAAPPAEVEENAVSATANDSAEQDAADGPPDSNQDPTQPTQSRQEVQNASPADLKSQRAKSQPPPGSAEVWRRRNGKTTTPDNNERCDACVQTTSTNLRRRARSADPGEARRQRRWTAATTGAAAVVPAATGDERWVTEYMRCFSARLR